In Candidatus Desulfatibia profunda, one DNA window encodes the following:
- a CDS encoding four helix bundle protein yields MRDHTKLRAFELADEVAVLVYRVTSGFPREELYGLSSQMRRAAVSVSSNIVEGCARDSQADYLRFLNMAFGSLRELHYQLSLSKRLGFLCNQDSSLIEPKIVETEKVLNGLIRALRDD; encoded by the coding sequence ATGCGCGATCACACAAAACTTAGGGCATTTGAGTTGGCTGACGAGGTAGCAGTATTGGTTTATCGTGTGACCTCCGGGTTTCCGAGAGAAGAGTTGTATGGACTATCTTCTCAAATGCGGCGAGCTGCGGTTTCAGTTTCTTCTAACATCGTGGAGGGTTGCGCACGTGACAGTCAGGCAGACTACCTTCGATTCCTCAATATGGCTTTCGGTTCATTGAGAGAACTGCATTATCAGCTAAGTTTGTCAAAGCGCTTAGGATTCTTGTGCAATCAGGATTCATCCCTGATTGAACCAAAAATCGTCGAAACCGAGAAGGTCTTGAATGGCTTGATTCGAGCGTTGCGAGATGATTGA